The Aureispira anguillae genome contains a region encoding:
- a CDS encoding T9SS type A sorting domain-containing protein yields MKQYLSIFIALILCLSQVNAQIVVIPDANFKSYLVGNASINTNGDSEIQLSEAEAHTGTINVSGQNIADLTGIEAFTNITQLYCSGNQLNHLDVSSNVNLTYLQCNTSQLTGLDISANIHLHTLQCANNQITSLNISNNHDIAILWCQTNPLTVLNAQNGNNNNFTSFNSTSTPNLTCIQVDDVNYSNANWTNIDATASFSTNCNFDYVVYIPDSIFKAELVGNATINTNGDTEIQVTEAQAYAGSISVANKNIASLAGIQYFTNITELYCGSNQLSYLDLSKNINLSRLDCDNNLLYQLKLETNTQLTQLNCNNNQIHTLDCSNNTQLTQVNCSNNQISSLDFHTASGLTQLDCSDNQLTAVYLFGNTNLTQLLCQNNQLNFLDLALNTSLTDLNCSNNQLADLNVQNGNNNNFTAFDATNNANLSCIQVDNSSYSTTNWTNIDATSSFNTNCNFPHIVYIPDPNFKGYLLANTTTINTNSDTEIQVTEAQALIGTLDVSGQQIKDLTGIEAFTGLTYLSCRSNELSSLDVSSNINLNHLDCGFNQIKTLDVTALTGLTVFACDHNELETSSIVPNINLTQFFCQNNKLKELNMQNGNNTNLAYFGAANNDSLTCIQVDDVSYATTNWANTSAVDAGVSFSTNCYLNNPTIVADLITLTAYPNPTHKSLNLNLDKEYQSITIQLSNNMGQTVMINQYTQQQAMNLNLEQLAKGLYFVTVQTEEGTATLKVIKE; encoded by the coding sequence ATGAAACAATACTTATCCATATTTATTGCCCTAATATTATGTTTAAGCCAAGTCAATGCTCAAATTGTTGTAATTCCTGATGCTAACTTTAAAAGTTACTTGGTTGGCAACGCTAGTATTAATACCAATGGAGATAGTGAAATTCAGCTATCGGAAGCGGAGGCACATACAGGAACAATAAATGTTAGCGGTCAAAATATTGCTGATCTAACAGGAATTGAAGCTTTTACCAACATCACCCAACTATATTGTAGTGGTAATCAGTTAAACCATCTTGATGTTTCTTCCAATGTAAATCTTACTTACTTGCAATGTAATACAAGCCAATTAACTGGTTTAGATATTTCTGCTAATATACACCTTCATACGCTTCAATGTGCAAACAATCAAATAACAAGTTTAAACATAAGCAACAATCATGATATAGCTATTCTCTGGTGTCAAACTAATCCTTTAACAGTTCTTAATGCTCAAAACGGAAATAATAATAACTTTACATCTTTTAATTCCACCAGTACCCCCAATTTAACCTGCATTCAAGTAGACGATGTGAATTATTCAAACGCCAATTGGACCAATATAGACGCAACTGCTAGTTTTAGCACCAACTGTAATTTTGATTATGTTGTTTATATTCCCGATTCTATCTTCAAAGCAGAATTGGTAGGAAATGCAACGATTAATACCAACGGAGATACAGAAATTCAAGTGACAGAAGCACAAGCCTATGCGGGCAGCATTAGCGTTGCTAATAAAAACATTGCTAGCCTTGCTGGTATTCAGTATTTCACTAATATTACAGAACTATATTGTGGTAGCAACCAACTATCTTATCTAGATCTTTCTAAAAATATCAACCTAAGTCGATTAGATTGCGACAATAACCTACTTTATCAATTAAAACTAGAAACAAACACTCAACTTACCCAACTAAACTGCAACAACAACCAAATTCATACCTTAGATTGTTCGAATAACACACAGCTCACACAAGTAAATTGTAGTAATAACCAAATTAGCAGCTTAGATTTTCACACTGCTTCTGGTCTTACGCAACTAGACTGTAGCGACAACCAATTGACTGCTGTATACCTTTTTGGAAACACCAACCTAACTCAATTACTTTGTCAAAATAACCAATTGAATTTTTTAGACTTGGCGCTTAATACAAGTCTTACCGACCTAAATTGCAGCAACAACCAATTGGCTGATTTAAATGTACAGAATGGCAACAATAATAACTTTACAGCCTTTGATGCTACCAATAATGCCAATCTAAGTTGCATACAGGTTGACAATAGCAGCTATTCAACTACCAACTGGACAAATATCGATGCGACTTCAAGCTTTAATACCAATTGTAATTTTCCTCATATTGTTTATATCCCAGATCCTAATTTTAAAGGTTATTTGCTGGCTAATACCACTACAATCAACACCAATAGCGATACAGAAATACAGGTAACAGAAGCGCAAGCATTAATTGGCACTTTAGATGTTTCAGGACAACAAATCAAAGATTTAACAGGAATTGAGGCTTTTACGGGGCTTACTTATTTAAGTTGCCGTAGCAATGAATTATCTAGTTTAGATGTTTCAAGTAACATTAATCTTAATCATTTAGATTGTGGTTTTAATCAAATAAAAACATTGGATGTTACGGCACTTACTGGACTTACTGTATTTGCTTGTGATCACAATGAGTTAGAAACTTCAAGCATTGTTCCCAATATTAACCTCACTCAATTCTTTTGCCAAAACAATAAGTTAAAAGAATTAAATATGCAAAATGGCAATAATACGAACCTTGCTTACTTTGGTGCGGCAAATAATGATAGTCTAACCTGTATACAAGTAGATGATGTTTCTTACGCTACAACTAATTGGGCTAATACTAGTGCAGTAGATGCAGGTGTGAGCTTTAGCACCAACTGTTATTTAAATAATCCTACAATTGTTGCAGATTTAATAACCTTAACTGCTTACCCTAATCCTACCCACAAAAGCCTAAATCTCAACTTGGACAAAGAATACCAAAGCATAACGATTCAACTCAGTAATAATATGGGGCAAACCGTTATGATAAACCAATACACTCAACAACAAGCAATGAATCTAAATCTAGAACAATTAGCAAAAGGCTTGTACTTTGTAACCGTGCAAACAGAAGAAGGTACGGCAACTCTTAAAGTGATTAAAGAATAA
- a CDS encoding RapZ C-terminal domain-containing protein gives MDTNLQKQITTLFESWAKESVQKLEQLPQAGSDRCYFRTIGATKRALVAFNRSKKENTTFIDYTQHFRKKGIALPEIYAQDLANDLYLLEDLSDMTLLHHLETERINKRPSPQTIGYYKKALSSLAFMQIKGIEGLQIDDYHTPASFNEQAILWDLQYFKYCFLKTCKVEFDEYLLEQDFDQLAAYLGNEEQLFFMFRDFQARNIMLQNEEVYFIDYQGGKRGPLQYDVVSLLFQAKADLPNELRVELLDHYIEEASQFISIDAEQFRNKFYAFALIRTLQVLGAYGFKGLYEQKAHFVASIPFALKNLSWLLESVDFPIRLDYLKKVLRELLKQQDKFSAKAPVQKADQLTVRIQSFSYKRGIPEDPSGNGGGFVFDCRFIHNPGRYTPYKKLTGRDQPVIDFFKTQSTIENFVHKVEEIVDEAVQNYIQRGFANLCINFGCTGGQHRSVFSADYIANYLKEKYPVNVILHHREQERKNWKN, from the coding sequence TTGGACACGAATTTACAAAAACAAATTACGACATTATTTGAGTCATGGGCAAAAGAATCCGTCCAAAAACTAGAACAATTGCCCCAAGCTGGCTCTGATCGATGCTATTTTCGAACTATTGGCGCAACAAAAAGAGCTTTAGTCGCATTTAATCGTTCTAAAAAGGAGAATACAACTTTTATCGATTATACGCAACATTTTAGAAAAAAGGGAATTGCATTGCCCGAAATCTACGCTCAAGACTTAGCAAATGATCTTTATTTATTAGAAGATTTGAGCGATATGACTCTATTGCATCATTTGGAAACGGAACGCATTAATAAACGACCTTCTCCCCAGACTATTGGTTATTACAAAAAAGCGCTTTCGTCCTTGGCTTTTATGCAAATCAAAGGAATTGAGGGGTTACAAATTGATGATTATCATACTCCTGCTTCTTTTAATGAACAAGCTATATTGTGGGATTTGCAATATTTTAAATATTGTTTTCTAAAAACGTGCAAAGTAGAATTTGATGAATATTTATTGGAGCAAGATTTTGATCAGTTAGCAGCATATTTGGGCAATGAGGAGCAATTATTTTTTATGTTCCGTGATTTTCAGGCTAGGAATATCATGCTACAAAATGAGGAAGTTTATTTTATCGATTATCAAGGAGGCAAAAGAGGTCCTTTGCAATACGATGTCGTTTCTTTATTGTTCCAAGCAAAGGCAGATTTGCCCAACGAATTGAGAGTAGAATTATTGGATCATTATATAGAGGAGGCATCCCAATTTATCTCAATTGATGCTGAACAGTTCAGAAATAAATTCTACGCATTTGCATTAATTCGTACCTTGCAAGTCTTGGGAGCTTATGGATTTAAAGGACTTTATGAGCAAAAAGCGCACTTTGTTGCCAGCATCCCATTTGCCTTAAAGAACCTAAGTTGGTTGTTGGAGTCGGTTGATTTTCCAATCCGCTTAGATTATCTAAAAAAAGTCTTGAGGGAACTGCTAAAACAACAAGATAAATTTTCAGCCAAAGCGCCTGTTCAAAAAGCGGATCAATTAACAGTTAGAATTCAAAGTTTTTCATACAAGCGAGGTATTCCTGAAGACCCCTCAGGAAATGGTGGAGGTTTTGTTTTTGATTGCCGATTTATTCACAATCCAGGGCGTTACACCCCTTATAAAAAATTGACAGGACGAGATCAGCCTGTGATTGACTTTTTTAAAACGCAAAGCACTATTGAAAATTTTGTTCACAAAGTTGAGGAGATTGTAGACGAAGCCGTACAGAATTATATTCAACGTGGGTTTGCGAACCTCTGTATCAACTTTGGGTGTACTGGAGGGCAACATCGCTCTGTTTTTTCAGCGGATTATATTGCTAATTATTTGAAAGAAAAATATCCTGTTAATGTGATACTACACCATCGAGAACAAGAACGGAAGAATTGGAAAAACTAA
- a CDS encoding T9SS type A sorting domain-containing protein, which produces MRTFIKIAFLLSLFFHQELDAQCLSVTTNIANVSCKGGTTGIISISPNNGQTPYTYIWNTGTTTVSAGFTITGLAAGAYNITVEDNLGCDTILTPIITEPLTNLTSTAAPTSNYNGSGVSCFGNCDGSATVSSTGGVAPYDYLWSNGATTESISGLCAGVYSVTAEDANGCTNSHQVIITEPVTMVAANVTIDSNISCFGACDGAATVTAAGGVGAYTYTWANGAITQTITGLCAGNFCVTVADANGCIDTSCIYMTEPTAVTASIASSTNASCNGMTDGTATVVGSGGVGSYAFLWSPSAGNQTGLTAIGLSSASHCVTVTDANGCFDSTCVNIGAPTPIAVTTVLDTAVSCFGTCDASISVIVTGGAPPYQYANGGGTFTASNTFSNLCSGQYIIDVVDANGCIGRDTITISDPTALTVSINSLDTICQGTTGTLTAVSSNCTGGCTYNWSTGSTSPSITYTMPGLSYCVTVTNGNGCTNNACITPDSIDFGVEITNAIISNGEKYGIVYQGTPHPIQTNSSYPNQTSYNWAPASDLSCSACPNPLANPNTPTQYVLTATHNTLGCISMDTITIHPYQTDTVYLEVALDSTINYCSNIPSFVTHTGSSPINNPLTYGSITYSLTNCFDYTSSGGMQGVDTIVWVDCGTANIGVLPVQVCDTTIIYVTTASCVWPGDADNDGIANNHDLLPIGLHYNATGSTRTNATINYTCQPSRDWGTTISGMPTIDLKHTDCNGDGLINGTDTNAIILNWAQTHLKNGNSVTTGVDLYIDTATVAPGDVVSLPIVLGTTPSNGYGIAFTINYDPLGVDTNTVSMDFTTSWLGTINSDMIGISKDFYHQGQVEVALTRIDHNSVVGSGTIGHINLTIKDDVLPKSSFVRLDFDITNVRYIDHNGTVIPTSPTRSQILITDPNLGLTNTNKKEQNLMAYPNPTTGGVKIQSLSQNIEKVFIYDIRGVLVDQKHDIGQLDTEMNLKNLPNGMYLIRVISNSQINSLRIQKQ; this is translated from the coding sequence ATGAGAACATTTATCAAAATAGCTTTTTTACTCAGCCTCTTTTTCCATCAGGAATTGGACGCACAATGCCTGAGTGTTACCACAAATATAGCCAACGTTTCTTGTAAAGGAGGAACGACAGGGATTATTAGCATTTCCCCCAATAATGGTCAAACACCCTACACTTATATTTGGAATACAGGAACAACAACAGTTAGCGCAGGATTTACAATTACAGGATTAGCAGCTGGCGCTTATAATATAACCGTAGAAGATAATTTGGGTTGTGATACTATTCTGACCCCAATAATTACAGAACCACTTACTAACTTAACCTCCACAGCAGCACCCACCTCTAATTATAATGGTTCGGGCGTTTCTTGTTTTGGGAACTGTGATGGTTCTGCTACTGTAAGCTCTACAGGAGGAGTCGCTCCCTATGATTATCTTTGGTCCAATGGTGCTACTACAGAATCCATTTCAGGATTGTGTGCAGGGGTATATTCCGTTACAGCAGAAGATGCTAATGGTTGTACAAATTCCCATCAGGTAATCATCACAGAGCCAGTGACAATGGTTGCAGCTAATGTCACTATCGACAGCAATATTTCCTGCTTCGGAGCTTGTGATGGAGCTGCTACCGTCACAGCGGCTGGAGGAGTTGGTGCCTACACCTATACTTGGGCAAATGGAGCGATAACTCAAACGATTACAGGGCTGTGTGCAGGCAACTTTTGCGTTACTGTAGCAGATGCCAATGGATGTATAGATACTAGTTGTATTTATATGACGGAACCGACTGCTGTTACAGCCTCTATTGCCAGTTCAACAAATGCCAGTTGTAATGGAATGACAGATGGTACCGCAACGGTAGTGGGGTCAGGTGGTGTTGGTTCCTATGCTTTTCTATGGTCTCCCAGTGCAGGCAACCAAACTGGTCTAACAGCTATAGGACTTTCTAGCGCTTCCCATTGCGTAACCGTAACAGATGCCAATGGTTGTTTCGATTCTACCTGTGTAAATATCGGAGCACCTACTCCAATAGCCGTGACCACAGTATTGGACACTGCTGTTTCTTGCTTTGGAACCTGCGATGCTTCTATTTCGGTAATTGTTACAGGAGGAGCCCCTCCCTATCAATACGCTAATGGTGGAGGAACCTTCACAGCCAGTAATACTTTTTCTAATTTATGTTCTGGGCAATACATTATTGATGTCGTAGATGCCAATGGTTGTATAGGACGAGACACCATCACTATAAGTGATCCAACTGCTCTTACTGTTTCTATTAATAGCCTAGACACCATTTGTCAAGGAACAACGGGAACGCTTACCGCAGTTAGCTCAAATTGCACAGGTGGTTGTACCTATAATTGGAGTACAGGAAGTACCTCTCCAAGCATCACTTACACAATGCCAGGTCTCTCTTACTGTGTTACTGTAACCAATGGCAATGGTTGTACCAACAATGCTTGCATTACCCCTGATAGCATTGATTTTGGAGTAGAAATTACCAATGCCATTATATCTAATGGGGAGAAATATGGAATTGTCTATCAAGGCACCCCTCATCCGATACAAACCAACAGTAGTTACCCCAACCAAACATCCTACAATTGGGCTCCTGCAAGTGATTTATCCTGTTCAGCATGTCCCAATCCTTTGGCTAACCCTAATACACCGACGCAATATGTCCTTACTGCCACTCATAATACATTGGGGTGTATTAGCATGGACACCATTACCATACATCCATACCAAACCGACACCGTTTATTTAGAGGTTGCCCTAGACTCAACTATTAATTATTGCTCAAACATACCTAGTTTTGTTACACATACAGGGTCTTCGCCAATAAACAATCCGCTTACTTATGGCTCAATCACCTATTCGTTAACAAATTGCTTTGATTATACAAGTAGTGGAGGGATGCAAGGAGTTGATACCATTGTTTGGGTAGATTGTGGTACAGCTAATATCGGCGTTTTGCCCGTCCAAGTTTGTGATACAACAATTATTTATGTCACCACGGCTAGTTGTGTATGGCCAGGAGATGCAGATAATGATGGGATTGCCAATAATCATGATTTACTCCCTATTGGATTGCACTATAATGCAACAGGAAGTACTCGGACCAACGCTACAATCAACTACACTTGCCAGCCTTCTCGTGACTGGGGAACTACCATTTCAGGGATGCCAACGATAGACCTTAAACACACAGATTGTAATGGAGATGGTCTAATTAATGGAACGGACACCAATGCTATTATTTTGAACTGGGCACAAACACACTTAAAAAATGGAAATAGCGTAACCACTGGTGTTGACCTTTATATCGATACGGCTACTGTTGCACCAGGAGATGTTGTAAGTTTGCCGATAGTTCTAGGGACTACCCCTAGCAATGGTTATGGGATTGCCTTTACCATCAACTATGATCCACTTGGGGTTGATACCAATACCGTTTCGATGGATTTCACAACTAGCTGGTTAGGAACAATCAACAGTGATATGATAGGAATTTCCAAAGACTTTTATCACCAAGGGCAGGTAGAAGTAGCTTTAACTAGAATAGATCATAACTCTGTAGTAGGCAGCGGCACAATAGGGCATATTAATTTGACCATCAAAGACGATGTATTACCAAAATCTTCTTTTGTGCGTTTAGATTTCGATATAACTAATGTGCGATATATCGATCATAACGGAACCGTGATCCCAACTAGTCCGACTCGTTCACAAATATTGATAACAGATCCTAATTTAGGATTAACCAACACAAACAAAAAAGAACAAAATTTAATGGCTTACCCCAATCCAACCACTGGGGGTGTTAAAATACAGAGCTTATCCCAAAACATCGAAAAGGTATTTATTTATGACATAAGAGGCGTTCTTGTTGACCAAAAGCATGATATAGGGCAATTGGACACCGAAATGAATTTAAAAAACCTTCCTAATGGGATGTACTTGATTCGTGTAATTTCTAATTCTCAAATCAACAGCCTCCGTATTCAAAAACAATAA
- the thrA gene encoding bifunctional aspartate kinase/homoserine dehydrogenase I: MLVIKFGGSSVASSQNIKKVKVVLSQKKQPFFLVVSAFSGTTDLLQNAAKQALGGTDSYLNTLDALKNRHFLIAKELILLENQADTLIYIQKQFNQLTALCEGVFALGELTDKTLARIMSFGELFSSFIIGHYLCQEALNVEWINSLDYIKAEGNYLEGELNRTETASLIKDLDKTRNYIAPGFIASNSKGEIVLLGRGGSDYSAAIFAGNLNVNGLEIWSDVDGMLDANPKLVKSARTIKELSYKEAFELSHFGAKVLYAPTIRPVMNKGIPIQLKNTFSPEKKGTYIGNKLKQEPQNSVKGISSIAGLSLITVAGIGLAGIKGMAKKVFATLERASVNVVLITQCCSEQNICIGVVDKDKNQAVTALNEAFDSEIRKLLVDKIIAKSNYSVIALVGDNMKMKVGLSGQLFGALGQNGINIIAIAQGASERNISVVIDTKDEKKATNVLHECFFNTVSKKVHLFVAGLGNVGKQFFKIIAEQKATLLAENNLDLRLVGIANSKRMVLDELGIDWDQGGVALAQGTEVGHFSDFVEGMKKMNLRNSIFIDNTASEEVSASYLEILKESISVITCNKIACSSSYEHYKGLKDTAKKFNCFFNYETTVGAALPVIKTIQDLRLSGDKINRIQAVLSGSLNFIFNHYNSSKNTFVEIVKQAKEEGYTEPNPLIDLSGIDVMRKILILAREAGYSLEMDEVVANAFIPENCLHAQNATALFEAIEQSESHFKQLYEDASSTDSKLKVIATFEKGKAWVGLEKVQSSSPFFHLEGKDNIVSIQSRRYPTEPLVIKGAGAGAELTAAGVFADLMLIINKSIN; this comes from the coding sequence ATGCTAGTCATAAAATTTGGAGGTAGTAGTGTTGCCTCATCTCAAAATATCAAGAAGGTAAAGGTCGTTTTGAGCCAAAAAAAACAGCCCTTTTTTTTAGTTGTTTCTGCGTTTTCAGGAACAACAGATTTATTACAAAATGCTGCAAAACAAGCTTTAGGGGGGACAGATTCTTACCTCAACACCTTAGATGCTCTAAAAAATAGACACTTTTTAATTGCGAAAGAACTCATTCTACTAGAAAACCAAGCCGACACGCTGATTTATATCCAAAAGCAGTTCAACCAATTAACTGCGCTTTGCGAGGGAGTATTCGCCCTTGGGGAACTAACAGATAAAACCCTTGCTCGGATTATGAGCTTTGGAGAACTGTTTTCCTCCTTTATTATTGGGCATTATCTTTGTCAAGAAGCGCTTAATGTTGAATGGATTAATAGCTTGGACTATATCAAAGCAGAAGGAAATTATTTGGAAGGGGAACTTAATAGAACGGAAACGGCTTCGTTGATTAAAGATTTGGACAAAACTCGGAATTATATCGCTCCTGGATTTATTGCTTCAAACTCCAAGGGGGAAATTGTTTTGTTGGGAAGGGGAGGCTCAGATTATAGTGCTGCTATATTCGCAGGAAATCTGAATGTAAACGGCCTAGAAATATGGAGTGATGTAGATGGCATGTTAGATGCAAATCCCAAATTGGTTAAATCTGCCAGAACCATCAAAGAACTGAGCTATAAAGAAGCTTTTGAGCTTTCGCATTTTGGTGCAAAGGTCTTGTATGCCCCAACGATCCGCCCAGTGATGAATAAAGGAATTCCCATCCAGTTAAAAAATACATTCTCCCCTGAAAAAAAAGGTACTTATATCGGCAATAAATTAAAACAAGAACCTCAGAATAGTGTAAAAGGGATTTCCTCCATAGCGGGTCTTAGTCTTATAACCGTTGCGGGAATTGGGTTGGCAGGAATAAAGGGAATGGCAAAAAAAGTATTTGCTACTTTAGAGCGTGCATCGGTTAATGTTGTCTTGATTACCCAATGTTGTTCAGAGCAAAATATTTGTATTGGAGTTGTTGACAAAGACAAAAACCAAGCAGTGACAGCATTAAATGAAGCTTTTGATTCAGAGATAAGAAAGTTGTTGGTTGATAAAATTATTGCCAAATCCAATTATTCCGTTATTGCACTTGTTGGGGATAATATGAAAATGAAAGTTGGCTTATCAGGGCAACTATTTGGAGCATTAGGGCAAAATGGAATTAACATAATTGCTATTGCTCAAGGAGCCTCTGAGCGAAATATTTCAGTTGTTATTGACACCAAAGACGAGAAAAAGGCAACGAATGTTTTACACGAATGTTTTTTTAATACAGTAAGTAAAAAAGTGCACCTTTTTGTAGCAGGGCTTGGTAATGTAGGCAAGCAATTTTTCAAAATTATAGCTGAACAAAAGGCTACTTTATTAGCAGAAAACAATCTAGATCTTAGGTTGGTTGGTATTGCGAATAGCAAACGGATGGTATTGGACGAGTTGGGAATTGATTGGGATCAAGGGGGAGTTGCTCTTGCGCAAGGTACTGAGGTCGGTCATTTTTCAGATTTTGTAGAGGGTATGAAAAAAATGAATCTCAGGAATAGTATTTTTATTGACAACACTGCATCCGAGGAGGTTAGTGCCTCTTATTTAGAAATTTTGAAGGAATCTATTTCTGTTATTACCTGCAATAAAATTGCCTGTAGTTCCAGTTATGAGCATTACAAAGGCTTAAAAGATACCGCTAAGAAATTTAATTGTTTTTTCAATTACGAAACAACAGTTGGGGCGGCTCTGCCTGTCATCAAAACAATTCAAGATTTGAGGTTAAGTGGAGATAAAATTAACCGTATTCAAGCCGTTCTTTCTGGCAGTTTAAATTTTATCTTTAATCATTATAATTCATCGAAGAATACCTTTGTTGAAATTGTAAAACAAGCCAAAGAGGAAGGCTATACAGAACCCAATCCATTGATCGATTTGAGTGGTATAGACGTTATGAGAAAAATATTGATCTTAGCTAGAGAAGCAGGTTATTCTTTAGAAATGGATGAAGTGGTTGCGAATGCGTTCATTCCAGAAAATTGCTTGCACGCTCAAAATGCAACAGCGCTTTTTGAAGCAATAGAACAATCCGAATCTCATTTTAAACAATTGTATGAGGACGCTAGCTCAACCGATAGCAAGCTCAAGGTTATTGCGACTTTCGAAAAGGGTAAGGCTTGGGTTGGTCTCGAAAAGGTTCAATCTAGCAGTCCATTTTTTCATCTAGAAGGCAAAGACAACATTGTTTCGATCCAATCTAGACGGTATCCTACAGAACCACTGGTTATAAAGGGAGCAGGAGCTGGCGCTGAGCTAACAGCAGCAGGTGTTTTTGCAGATCTAATGCTTATTATAAATAAATCGATTAATTAA
- a CDS encoding homoserine kinase, which yields MMKKISAFAPATIANFSVGFDVLGLALDSIGDTVEVVLNNETENKIKEIVGGSDLPTNIEKNCCSVVIRKMQERLDDFRGVDIRIKKGFKSGSGLGSSSASSAAAAYAYNELIGSPFSEQELVAFAAEGERVACGAAHADNVAPAIMGGLVLVRAHDPIDVISLPIPKNLYAILLFPDVKINTADSREVMNKNISLDKACSQWANLGAFISSLYQNDLELLSKSMQDFVAEPVRSLFIPKFQALKKAALENKALGFGISGSGPSVFALASSKASAQTIQKALLDQFEGSSVKTMSFIESLDGNQGARIIESF from the coding sequence ATGATGAAAAAAATTAGTGCATTTGCCCCTGCAACCATTGCCAATTTTTCGGTAGGATTTGATGTACTGGGCTTAGCTTTAGATTCTATTGGAGACACAGTAGAAGTGGTTTTAAATAACGAGACTGAAAATAAAATTAAAGAGATTGTAGGAGGTAGTGACTTGCCCACCAATATTGAAAAAAATTGTTGTTCTGTAGTCATTAGAAAAATGCAAGAACGACTCGATGATTTTCGGGGTGTTGATATTCGAATCAAAAAAGGATTTAAATCAGGGAGCGGCTTAGGATCTAGTAGTGCTAGTAGTGCGGCTGCCGCCTATGCTTATAATGAGTTAATAGGAAGCCCTTTTAGCGAACAAGAGTTGGTTGCGTTTGCAGCAGAAGGAGAGCGAGTTGCCTGCGGAGCTGCTCACGCCGATAATGTTGCACCTGCCATAATGGGAGGCTTGGTCTTGGTGCGTGCTCATGATCCTATAGATGTCATTTCTTTACCGATACCAAAAAACCTTTATGCAATACTTCTTTTTCCTGACGTAAAAATCAATACTGCCGACTCAAGAGAGGTAATGAATAAAAACATTTCGCTGGACAAAGCTTGCAGCCAATGGGCAAATTTAGGAGCTTTTATTAGCAGTTTATATCAAAATGACCTCGAATTATTGTCCAAATCCATGCAGGATTTTGTTGCGGAGCCTGTTCGATCCTTATTTATCCCGAAATTCCAAGCACTAAAAAAAGCGGCATTAGAAAATAAGGCGCTAGGTTTTGGAATTTCTGGATCTGGTCCCTCTGTTTTTGCCCTAGCATCAAGCAAAGCTTCTGCTCAAACGATCCAAAAGGCTTTACTAGACCAGTTTGAAGGTAGTTCTGTTAAGACCATGAGTTTCATAGAATCTCTAGATGGCAATCAAGGAGCTAGAATTATTGAATCATTTTAA